Proteins encoded by one window of Anaerosalibacter sp. Marseille-P3206:
- a CDS encoding IPT/TIG domain-containing protein, which produces MNIKRAISLILIFALLIPLIPLGEIRAFAAEEKGVYDPEKYKIDEVILYKIYDRNRNLEKRILEVHGAYLKNASVTIRTSQGSIELKNPKINNDSLLQFELGEEKPVDKIDVGNTKDIQIDEGTMPTLSDVSRKVENEKGTLMLKGSKLENIADTSNSINAYYEHQTGGKTQIDSYYFNNISDGAVFIEFLSGQLGIQNIIFEKQTEENKHFNEKHPNVKLKTSITYTYKDQFSFYSPINVNNLEMRPNRGVPGEKVFFEAPIGNEASNLQEYDVFFLKATDGTDEYKVENKGKNRKFQPKVTKDDNDYSVLTVEVPNIPIGEYYVILTNVTDGKDPMKAVTQEMVLEQKFTIINGTIKAKILDVDPSKGPDTGSKTTISGQFFGTLNIPEFKPKNKELIVEKPKEEDAKKLTVNYGEGTYGDGENPIEISEAKRQIKVIIGGEATFLTKDGDDGEEFDVIFTDDLDEIEVRTSKVTDGDTNPVKDVVVETETVLTKKDGGTIVIRERAEKKNGYTYLISKIKPEIRTIVPERIQVVESGTKYKIPENRMVAIHGKNFMIHKYRDDSGNEIVRYPKIQIGEITIDKNQDKEDKYYVKVLDEKGNVLDGTEGKELGSKILIILPSETEITNLGKADVIVQNPIRNSENYGLSHRKENLVEFVCPTEGENPVITNVKPDTVPVDGGEQVVIEGSNFQEGVKVFIDGEEVKTIKRREDGKEIKFNAPKGREGKTQLQVMNFQGGMDTREFFYVRTFTNPKIIDFAPKRGNTGTIVIVKGENFMKPDPIATDESIYRLIGTRVQLGEVELNEYNRDPITKGIKVEPFSPKKALFYKEDDNVKAEDYYNGVLLKDESGKYYTVDVKPNGEIILSDGGLNNYKIELDDNKNIVANKQGGDIHKLGVTTSSITIYKPNSNEKLVELKYASLYKTEDGQIVGNKVKVIDRDTIYFEVPILGAPGFYDLTVINPDTKKDSKTGKAGFEYVTQPDLKPRIKEIIPNEGSVEGGYSIDIIGEDFEADSSNKPKVYINGIEVPVKDTNVSIDGKKITVVVPKYQGDLREEKGTDRWPVPVVVLNPDGSTASNEKGFYYVVPASNPKISKLVPTKGTAAGGDIVEIIGFDFRYFEPYDDKDRNQMLSEGEKWNDLYKNNTWDDLLDIIKEDKDSPVLGKTPIDHPLFDAYYASPILPRVYFGGKQAKIVEFSRGYIKVITPPNQAGKVDVFLTNNDGGISNKVPFNYEATTVKIDSLIPNEGRKQGGDRIEVHGSGFATTEMDIYTGEYIDGKSDFNTKNMPLIKFGDISNRNIDREKTNGGRIDNNRSTVELAGGLKAEFNGVDEKIVLTIKEGKKIYKTEVLGYDNTVKYIPVNLLKEGSNQYDGKELIRVEVSDKKFIVERGYSTDANYLNSTQMTVETPSYHTVGNVPVFVINPDGGTGEGKFEYKNPDSNPVITTITKEGRGPIEEYREEINGNAKVQKVNNKGGNIISIEGTDFREGAVIKISNILTITEKDIDYNLPNKLTFIMPPVPESEVGKLNRVVVQNKDGGTATSDKNIPPIFIEFTKGESDPQVLTVEPISGPATGGTKVKITGEDFREKMEGFEGEKLSVYFGESKVEDKNIKYIDYKTIEVAVPASEELGPVPVRIENPDGSVSDGKVNFTYISKPSIETVSPNKLFTNDTKTEVTITGKMFLPGAIVIVGGKIVDKKDLTKDMKVLGEGIIGVDAQGKNREVAVVGGIEAASVKVESDKLLKVIFKEGKDLENNNLIIINSDGGISDPYDKFQYQIPIPSKPLVLEGIPGYESTVKLLWSESDEDILNRATRYEVYGKLASDKEYTFIGDTSEAEYLVKGLKVNTEYIFMVRALNEHGAAIDFATVKVRTLNAREDEKLKEKEEKLKKEEQKLLREGKEEIIEGRVIKTIGTDNLIGGVGTVDFSLAKYKNNNKFTVQIPMEMVRKDSRITIKDGTFSFIFNPRDLYTLEVSKKDRGNSDAYIRIHFEREKESYIPRSKKASSKAYNISFDYIYGKEMLEIKRMVKSGKLFLKHDTITYPNRKDIYLARFNEAQGKYLFVTKDSSTNMVDSGRFILLSDK; this is translated from the coding sequence ATGAATATTAAAAGGGCTATTTCACTTATTCTTATTTTTGCACTACTAATTCCCTTAATACCATTAGGGGAAATCAGAGCATTTGCTGCTGAAGAAAAAGGAGTCTATGACCCAGAAAAATACAAAATAGACGAAGTAATTCTCTATAAAATCTATGATAGAAATAGGAATTTAGAGAAGAGAATATTGGAAGTTCATGGTGCATATTTAAAGAATGCATCAGTTACAATTAGAACGAGCCAAGGTTCAATAGAGCTAAAAAATCCTAAGATAAATAATGATAGCCTTCTTCAATTTGAATTAGGAGAGGAAAAACCAGTTGATAAAATAGATGTTGGTAATACTAAAGATATTCAAATAGATGAAGGTACTATGCCTACATTAAGCGATGTATCAAGAAAAGTTGAAAATGAAAAAGGTACTTTAATGCTTAAAGGTTCAAAATTAGAAAATATAGCAGATACAAGCAATTCCATTAATGCATATTATGAACATCAAACCGGTGGAAAAACTCAAATAGATTCATATTATTTTAATAATATTTCTGATGGAGCAGTTTTTATAGAATTCCTATCAGGACAGTTGGGAATTCAAAATATTATTTTTGAAAAACAAACAGAAGAAAATAAACATTTCAATGAAAAGCATCCAAATGTTAAGTTAAAAACCTCCATTACATATACTTACAAGGATCAATTTAGCTTTTATAGTCCAATAAATGTAAACAATCTAGAAATGAGACCAAATAGAGGTGTTCCAGGAGAGAAGGTTTTTTTTGAAGCACCTATTGGAAACGAAGCTTCAAATCTTCAGGAGTATGATGTATTTTTCTTAAAAGCTACTGATGGAACAGATGAATACAAAGTAGAAAACAAAGGTAAAAACAGAAAATTCCAACCAAAAGTTACTAAAGACGATAATGACTATAGTGTTCTTACAGTAGAAGTTCCCAATATACCAATTGGAGAATACTATGTGATTTTGACTAATGTAACAGATGGAAAGGACCCTATGAAAGCTGTTACTCAAGAAATGGTTCTAGAACAAAAGTTTACTATAATCAATGGTACAATAAAAGCAAAGATATTAGATGTTGATCCTAGCAAAGGACCAGATACAGGTAGCAAAACAACTATTAGTGGACAATTTTTTGGAACACTAAATATTCCAGAATTTAAGCCTAAAAACAAGGAATTAATAGTAGAGAAACCCAAAGAAGAGGATGCTAAAAAATTAACAGTTAATTATGGCGAAGGAACTTATGGTGATGGGGAAAATCCAATAGAAATATCAGAAGCAAAAAGACAGATAAAAGTCATAATAGGTGGAGAAGCTACATTTTTAACTAAAGATGGGGACGATGGAGAAGAGTTTGATGTAATATTTACGGACGACCTTGATGAGATAGAAGTACGAACTAGCAAAGTAACAGACGGAGATACAAATCCTGTAAAGGATGTAGTAGTAGAAACAGAAACAGTGTTAACAAAAAAGGATGGAGGCACAATAGTCATAAGAGAAAGGGCAGAGAAGAAAAATGGCTATACTTATTTGATAAGTAAAATAAAACCTGAAATAAGAACTATTGTTCCGGAAAGAATCCAAGTAGTGGAATCTGGCACTAAATATAAAATACCAGAAAACCGTATGGTAGCCATACATGGGAAGAACTTCATGATTCATAAATACAGAGATGATAGTGGAAATGAAATAGTAAGATATCCAAAGATACAAATAGGCGAGATAACTATAGATAAAAATCAAGACAAAGAAGACAAATACTATGTAAAAGTACTTGATGAAAAAGGCAATGTACTAGATGGAACAGAAGGTAAGGAACTAGGTAGCAAAATATTAATTATATTGCCAAGTGAAACGGAAATCACTAATTTAGGTAAAGCAGATGTAATAGTTCAAAATCCTATTAGAAATTCAGAAAACTATGGTTTATCTCATAGAAAAGAAAATTTAGTAGAATTTGTGTGTCCAACAGAAGGAGAAAACCCAGTTATTACCAACGTAAAACCAGACACAGTTCCAGTAGACGGTGGTGAACAAGTAGTAATAGAAGGTAGCAACTTTCAAGAAGGAGTAAAAGTATTTATAGATGGAGAAGAAGTAAAGACCATCAAGAGAAGAGAAGATGGAAAAGAAATAAAATTCAATGCTCCAAAAGGAAGAGAAGGAAAAACTCAACTTCAAGTTATGAATTTTCAAGGTGGAATGGACACAAGGGAATTCTTTTATGTAAGAACCTTTACCAATCCAAAGATAATAGACTTTGCACCAAAGAGAGGTAATACTGGAACTATAGTGATAGTTAAAGGTGAAAACTTCATGAAACCAGATCCTATAGCTACAGATGAAAGCATATACAGACTCATTGGAACTAGAGTTCAATTAGGAGAAGTAGAGCTAAATGAATACAACAGAGATCCCATCACAAAGGGAATAAAGGTTGAACCATTCTCACCTAAAAAAGCACTATTTTATAAAGAAGATGATAATGTAAAAGCAGAAGATTATTATAACGGTGTTCTTCTTAAAGACGAAAGTGGTAAATACTATACAGTGGATGTAAAACCAAATGGAGAAATAATACTTTCTGATGGAGGATTAAACAATTATAAGATAGAATTAGACGACAACAAAAATATAGTAGCCAACAAACAAGGCGGTGACATTCACAAACTAGGAGTCACTACAAGTTCAATAACAATATACAAGCCTAATTCCAATGAAAAGTTGGTAGAGCTAAAATATGCCAGCCTATACAAAACAGAAGACGGTCAAATAGTAGGTAACAAAGTTAAAGTCATAGATAGAGATACCATATACTTTGAAGTACCTATCCTTGGAGCTCCAGGATTTTATGATTTGACAGTTATTAACCCAGATACAAAGAAAGACTCCAAAACAGGCAAAGCAGGTTTTGAATATGTAACTCAACCAGACTTGAAACCTAGGATCAAGGAAATTATCCCTAATGAAGGTTCAGTAGAAGGGGGTTACTCTATAGATATAATAGGAGAAGACTTTGAAGCTGATAGTTCTAACAAACCAAAAGTATATATAAATGGTATAGAAGTACCAGTAAAAGATACCAATGTCTCTATTGATGGAAAGAAAATCACTGTAGTAGTACCTAAGTACCAAGGAGATTTAAGAGAAGAAAAGGGAACAGATAGATGGCCTGTACCAGTTGTAGTATTAAACCCTGATGGTAGTACAGCGAGTAATGAAAAAGGATTCTACTATGTTGTACCTGCAAGCAATCCAAAGATAAGCAAATTAGTTCCTACAAAAGGTACTGCAGCAGGAGGAGATATAGTAGAAATAATAGGTTTCGACTTCAGATACTTTGAACCTTATGATGACAAGGACAGAAATCAAATGTTGAGTGAAGGTGAAAAGTGGAATGATTTGTATAAAAATAATACTTGGGATGATTTACTCGATATAATAAAAGAGGACAAAGATAGTCCAGTGCTAGGGAAAACCCCTATAGATCATCCTCTATTTGATGCTTATTATGCATCACCAATACTACCTAGAGTATATTTTGGAGGAAAACAAGCCAAAATAGTAGAATTCTCAAGAGGATATATAAAAGTTATCACTCCACCAAATCAGGCTGGAAAAGTAGATGTATTTCTAACCAACAATGATGGGGGAATTTCTAACAAAGTACCATTTAACTACGAAGCTACAACAGTGAAAATAGATTCACTAATACCCAACGAAGGGCGAAAACAAGGTGGCGATAGGATAGAAGTTCATGGTAGTGGATTTGCTACTACAGAAATGGATATATATACTGGGGAATATATAGATGGTAAATCTGATTTTAATACTAAAAACATGCCATTAATTAAATTTGGCGACATATCAAATAGAAATATAGATAGAGAAAAAACTAATGGGGGAAGAATAGATAACAATAGGTCAACAGTAGAATTAGCAGGAGGCCTAAAAGCGGAATTTAATGGTGTAGACGAAAAAATAGTATTGACAATCAAAGAAGGAAAGAAAATATACAAAACAGAAGTATTAGGCTATGACAATACAGTAAAATATATTCCAGTAAATTTACTAAAGGAAGGATCCAACCAATATGATGGAAAAGAACTAATACGAGTAGAAGTATCTGATAAGAAATTTATTGTAGAGAGAGGATATTCAACAGATGCTAATTATTTAAACTCTACTCAGATGACAGTAGAAACACCTTCTTATCACACAGTAGGTAATGTGCCTGTATTTGTTATCAATCCTGATGGTGGAACAGGTGAAGGAAAATTTGAATACAAAAATCCAGATAGTAACCCAGTGATAACTACCATTACCAAAGAGGGAAGAGGTCCTATAGAGGAATACAGAGAAGAGATAAATGGCAACGCAAAAGTACAGAAGGTAAATAACAAAGGTGGAAACATAATATCCATAGAAGGTACTGATTTCAGAGAAGGTGCAGTAATCAAAATATCAAACATCCTAACTATTACAGAAAAGGACATAGACTATAATCTACCAAATAAGCTAACATTCATTATGCCACCAGTTCCAGAATCAGAAGTGGGAAAACTAAATAGAGTAGTAGTCCAAAATAAGGATGGAGGAACAGCAACTTCAGACAAGAATATTCCACCAATATTTATAGAATTCACAAAGGGAGAATCAGATCCTCAAGTGTTAACGGTAGAACCAATAAGTGGACCAGCTACAGGTGGGACAAAAGTTAAAATCACAGGTGAAGACTTCAGAGAAAAAATGGAAGGCTTTGAAGGTGAAAAGCTAAGTGTTTACTTTGGAGAGAGCAAAGTTGAAGACAAAAATATTAAGTATATTGACTACAAAACTATAGAAGTCGCAGTACCAGCCAGTGAAGAACTTGGGCCAGTACCAGTAAGAATAGAAAATCCAGATGGTAGTGTATCTGATGGAAAAGTAAACTTCACTTATATAAGTAAACCAAGTATAGAAACTGTATCACCAAACAAGCTATTCACCAATGACACCAAAACAGAAGTAACCATTACAGGAAAGATGTTCTTGCCTGGTGCAATAGTAATAGTTGGTGGAAAGATAGTAGACAAAAAAGACCTAACTAAGGATATGAAAGTATTAGGAGAAGGAATAATAGGCGTAGATGCACAAGGTAAAAACAGAGAAGTAGCAGTTGTAGGAGGAATAGAAGCAGCTTCAGTAAAGGTAGAAAGTGACAAACTACTTAAAGTTATTTTTAAGGAAGGTAAGGATTTAGAAAACAACAACCTCATAATAATAAACTCAGATGGAGGTATATCAGATCCGTATGACAAATTTCAATATCAAATACCGATTCCATCAAAACCATTAGTATTGGAAGGAATACCAGGGTATGAATCTACAGTTAAGCTTTTGTGGTCTGAATCAGATGAAGACATATTAAACAGAGCAACTAGATATGAAGTATATGGAAAACTAGCTAGTGATAAAGAATACACCTTCATAGGAGATACAAGTGAAGCTGAATACTTAGTTAAAGGACTTAAAGTAAATACAGAATACATCTTTATGGTAAGAGCATTAAATGAACATGGGGCAGCAATAGACTTTGCAACAGTAAAAGTAAGAACATTAAATGCAAGAGAAGATGAGAAACTTAAAGAAAAAGAAGAAAAATTAAAGAAGGAAGAACAAAAACTATTAAGAGAAGGAAAAGAAGAAATAATTGAAGGAAGAGTAATAAAGACCATAGGGACAGACAATTTAATAGGAGGCGTAGGTACAGTAGACTTCTCCTTAGCTAAATACAAAAACAACAATAAATTCACAGTACAAATTCCTATGGAAATGGTGAGAAAAGATTCAAGAATAACCATTAAAGATGGAACATTCTCTTTTATATTTAACCCTAGAGATTTATACACATTAGAAGTAAGCAAAAAAGATAGAGGCAATAGTGATGCATATATAAGAATTCACTTTGAAAGAGAAAAGGAAAGCTATATACCTAGAAGCAAAAAGGCTTCCTCTAAAGCTTACAATATTTCCTTTGATTATATCTATGGAAAAGAGATGCTAGAAATAAAGAGAATGGTCAAATCGGGTAAACTATTTTTGAAACACGATACCATTACTTATCCAAATAGAAAAGATATATACTTGGCAAGATTTAATGAAGCACAAGGCAAATATTTATTTGTTACTAAGGATAGTTCTACTAATATGGTAGATAGTGGTAGATTTATCCTACTATCTGACAAGTAG
- a CDS encoding S-layer homology domain-containing protein produces MKKTISLFLILSILLIPISSLAVNIPGYEGGIQNENLYKEVIFITGEPIVVEGTLDIKTKEKDDTITEQYTYKLTNIKKDVEVKRSIRLIEKLEKKGNQITSRRELDKYKETITIGKKKYEVKDDNYQWNQGSVTHNAPLVGYYAGDWSARKTYIVDKGEETVTVQTIGNLVGYQSPWSSTETQGLQYTINYEDKLNAKNNWEGTATVESSHNMTKDYEYEDNIPNQISFKGGFLLTEKQENVLKYNYDLPRFKVGKLSKGRDVGKDSFTIDTNPIITRLNIPAVRDVRGFPSEMDIFLLASMEALPLESTNLGPDSPMSRGDFARAIAQSMDMEIYKEVEPKKNKRKKNVEEVLPSYIDVGKNHRNYNYIETVTREHIMEGIGKGKFEPDSPLTRCEATTILIRILGFQNLAPIKNYSTGYKDNDAIPAWAKDHIYMAKELGIIDKSDYFYPNRYITKAESSELIVNFINYLQENLRYDYRENILN; encoded by the coding sequence ATGAAAAAAACAATTTCGTTATTTTTAATTTTATCTATATTACTAATCCCAATATCCAGCTTAGCTGTCAACATCCCCGGCTATGAAGGTGGAATACAAAACGAAAATCTATACAAAGAAGTAATATTCATCACAGGAGAACCCATAGTAGTAGAAGGAACTTTAGACATCAAAACAAAAGAAAAAGATGACACAATAACAGAACAATATACCTACAAGCTAACAAATATAAAAAAAGATGTAGAAGTGAAAAGATCCATTAGGCTAATAGAAAAGTTAGAGAAAAAAGGAAATCAAATCACTTCAAGAAGAGAATTAGACAAATACAAAGAAACTATAACAATAGGAAAGAAAAAATACGAAGTAAAAGATGACAACTATCAATGGAATCAAGGATCAGTAACACACAATGCACCATTGGTAGGCTATTATGCAGGGGACTGGTCTGCAAGAAAGACTTATATAGTAGACAAGGGAGAAGAAACAGTTACAGTTCAAACTATAGGAAACCTAGTAGGATACCAAAGCCCCTGGTCCTCTACAGAAACTCAAGGCCTTCAGTATACAATTAACTATGAAGACAAGCTAAATGCAAAAAACAATTGGGAAGGAACAGCTACAGTAGAATCCTCCCACAACATGACCAAAGACTATGAATATGAAGACAATATTCCAAATCAAATAAGCTTCAAAGGTGGATTTCTTCTAACAGAAAAACAGGAAAATGTTCTAAAATACAATTATGATTTACCTAGATTCAAGGTAGGAAAATTGTCCAAAGGAAGAGACGTTGGAAAGGATAGTTTCACCATAGACACAAATCCAATCATAACACGTCTCAACATACCAGCAGTAAGGGATGTACGAGGGTTTCCAAGTGAAATGGACATCTTTCTACTAGCTAGTATGGAAGCACTACCTCTTGAAAGTACTAACTTAGGACCAGATTCACCTATGAGTAGGGGAGACTTTGCAAGGGCCATAGCTCAGTCTATGGATATGGAGATATACAAAGAAGTAGAACCTAAAAAGAATAAACGAAAGAAAAATGTAGAAGAAGTATTGCCTTCTTATATAGATGTAGGAAAGAACCATAGAAACTATAACTATATTGAAACGGTGACTAGGGAACACATCATGGAAGGAATAGGCAAAGGTAAATTTGAACCTGATAGTCCTCTTACAAGATGCGAAGCTACAACTATACTCATAAGAATTTTAGGATTTCAAAACTTAGCACCTATTAAAAACTATTCAACTGGGTATAAAGACAATGATGCTATTCCTGCTTGGGCAAAAGATCATATCTATATGGCAAAGGAGCTAGGTATCATAGATAAAAGCGACTACTTCTATCCAAATAGATATATAACCAAGGCAGAATCATCAGAACTAATAGTAAACTTTATCAACTATCTTCAAGAAAATTTGAGATATGACTACAGAGAAAACATATTGAATTAG
- a CDS encoding S41 family peptidase, translated as MKKRNVYKIVLVFALIISTVFSVPAVSVAETGVQDEYSLGYFHQIMKLIEENYVYDVNQDELLEGALQGLFYNLDEHSEYYTKDELDTLMKDIDGNFVGVGVVISQEPNGDIEVVTPLEGSPAEKVGMKSGDKIISIDGKSIKGLTTDEVVQLISGEIGTKVKIGVQRSRNKTPIYLTITRDEIKINPISHKILKGDIGYINISQFNDNTYENLLPVLKKFDKAGISDIIIDLRDNPGGLLDEVVKVSRKFIPKGPIVHIKHRGKIEETYYSYLPKTKYKLAVLVNENSASASEIFAGAVQDTKVGTIIGVTSYGKGTVQQIRPLPNGDGMKLTIAEYLTPKKRSINGKGVVPDIEVKENPLDLTKDIQLEKAIEIVTQL; from the coding sequence ATGAAAAAAAGAAACGTTTATAAGATAGTTTTGGTATTTGCCCTAATAATATCTACAGTATTCTCTGTACCAGCTGTTTCAGTAGCTGAAACAGGCGTACAAGATGAGTATTCCTTAGGATATTTTCATCAAATAATGAAACTAATAGAAGAAAACTATGTCTATGATGTAAATCAAGATGAACTACTAGAAGGAGCTCTTCAAGGACTATTCTACAATCTAGACGAACACAGTGAGTATTATACAAAAGATGAATTAGATACACTCATGAAAGACATTGATGGAAACTTCGTAGGAGTGGGCGTAGTCATATCACAAGAACCTAATGGAGACATAGAAGTAGTAACTCCCCTAGAAGGAAGTCCAGCAGAAAAAGTAGGTATGAAATCAGGAGACAAAATAATATCTATTGATGGAAAATCCATCAAGGGACTAACCACTGATGAAGTAGTACAACTTATCTCTGGAGAAATAGGAACAAAAGTGAAAATAGGAGTACAAAGAAGCAGAAATAAAACACCTATTTATTTAACCATTACTAGAGACGAAATCAAAATAAACCCTATAAGTCATAAGATACTAAAAGGCGACATAGGATATATTAATATTTCTCAATTCAATGACAATACCTATGAAAATCTACTTCCAGTATTAAAGAAATTTGACAAAGCAGGTATTTCAGATATAATAATAGACTTGAGGGATAATCCGGGAGGATTGTTAGATGAAGTAGTTAAGGTTTCAAGAAAGTTTATCCCAAAGGGACCGATAGTTCATATCAAACACAGGGGAAAAATAGAAGAAACATATTATTCATATTTGCCAAAAACAAAATATAAACTAGCAGTATTAGTAAATGAAAACTCAGCTAGTGCCTCAGAAATATTCGCTGGAGCAGTACAAGATACAAAAGTTGGGACAATCATAGGGGTTACCTCTTATGGAAAAGGCACAGTACAACAAATACGGCCTCTTCCTAATGGAGACGGTATGAAACTAACTATAGCTGAATACCTAACACCAAAAAAGCGAAGTATCAATGGCAAAGGAGTAGTCCCAGATATAGAAGTAAAGGAAAATCCATTAGACCTAACAAAAGATATACAACTAGAAAAGGCAATAGAAATTGTAACACAACTGTAA